One segment of Synchiropus splendidus isolate RoL2022-P1 chromosome 4, RoL_Sspl_1.0, whole genome shotgun sequence DNA contains the following:
- the LOC128756882 gene encoding uncharacterized protein LOC128756882 isoform X4, giving the protein MTGTNLKTKSPLLTSLLRGDGKDVMQATIPKSASKKVSDQKLSERSKAALRGNPTPLRTNRGQPCVSADSVMLTDSQILNHINTKIAFFLSGATKPNRSHVNPSATDARTHQPVCSSNTSVSRDGGADFGTNSAQGNHWTAPIADSPSSEYPQIMLDVAATCTKHEGSSPVVLTTCSGLNMEKLTEAQLCFSKNCSTQTPLKSAPLSNVKDLPGKDKNVLPQVTKDQEAAVDIDKVSSVEADVSKDKCSQEFKSTSIFEITTACNPHKEGYEEVPVSETKQDSNKPIYEDISDCEKTQSPLFQNLEDISDEDSQKGVMKDMAFETHERPNQKPMSANGCSEVNAETQQQLCDTDEDEWTILPLSVGSLDFLPKAKPSGYQSATCWRGDGPETPKGQDNPTEGRSSCPRSFSSPLPVFDTIESFEKAQMAHVGIFEDCKAGVLFEENSFSPASEAEDSCDTEDSCDYSSECSGQNRLTFSRKLLENLRPNSAEKRSLSGNGSDVDVNGLLSPRSKRGQCFKKLKRLMTTRPKKAKTTPHKEVIVIDSDSDDEIDEPCKINRQRSGPTSLNISSTDERQRDDMRSNRLTYDSGNNSSDRLLPEASKSGSVSLKRPLAVACQKNGKSTARKSTGAHTVSQALERIKRARRTDSTNSEEDLETWKKQNGSIKNTPPRRKVCAETLSQGLVKRGANIIPSMLYKIGPPPSGRLLLTAKGVRRKKVVRPLSPLTTESSSDELEEALSGGTKPQPVIKGQCKKRNVMNTEPHQDVLPTSSGRLPEVSGPLATPPIPKLKSTSKTKSIKIQRSISSPAKFDLPSLPSSTTPQHVPAHKRIRDDWRSQHIQTYKERRHSLAAALPITVKKPSEKQRAPKRRPCLDKNLTPLMKKTKKMCMLEKKRSRTIEASFPVDTGFKWGGKPSGSTQDFPWSQFGSPPRVYD; this is encoded by the exons ATGACTGGAACAAATCTGAAGACAAAGAGTCCACTCCTGACTTCCCTTCTGCGGGGTGATGGAAAAGATGTCATGCAGGCTACAATTCCCAAATCTGCATCCAAGAAAGTGTCGGACCAGAAACTCTCTGAGCGCAGTAAAGCAGCTTTAAGAGGCAATCCCACTCCCTTGAGGACTAATCGAGGACAACCGTGTGTTTCTGCAGATTCAGTGATGCTGACTGACAGCCAAATATTGAATCACATTAACACAAAAATTGCCTTTTTTCTGTCTGGTGCGACAAAACCAAACCGCTCACATGTGAACCCCTCGGCCACAGACGCTAGGACACATCAACCAGTGTGTTCCAGCAACACGTCA GTCTCCAGAGACGGCGGGGCGGACTTTGGGACTAATTCTGCTCAAGGAAACCATTGGACCGCACCAATTGCTGATTCTCCGTCATCAG AATATCCCCAAATCATGCTGGACGTTGCTGCCACTTGCACAAAGCATGAAGGTTCGAGTCCAGTTGTCCTCACAACATGTTCAGGGTTAAACATGGAAAAGTTGACCGAGGCTCAACTCTGTTTCTCCAAAAACTGCTCTACCCAAACACCATTGAAATCTGCTCCATTGAGTAACGTAAAGGATCTGCCGGGAAAAGATAAAAACGTTTTACCACAAGTGACAAAGGACCAAGAGGCAGCTGTGGACATTGACAAAGTCAGCAGTGTAGAAGCTGATGTCTCAAAAGATAAATGTTCTCAAGAATTCAAATCTACCTCAATATTTGAGATCACCACAGCATGCAACCCACATAAAGAGGGCTATGAAGAAGTCCCTGTCAGTGAGACCAAGCAAGACTCCAACAAGCCAATTTATGAGGACATTTCAGATTGTGAGAAGACGCAAAGTCCTTTATTCCAAAATTTGGAAGACATCAGTGATGAAGATTCACAAAAGGGCGTCATGAAGGACATGGCTTTTGAAACTCATGAACGACCTAACCAGAAGCCGATGTCTGCAAATGGCTGCAGTGAAGTGAATGCTGAGACACAACAGCAGCTCTGCGATACTGATGAGGATGAGTGGACAATCCTACCGCTGTCTGTGGGAAGCCTGGATTTCTTACCAAAAGCTAAACCTAGCGGATACCAGTCGGCAACCTGTTGGAGGGGTGATGGACCTGAAACGCCTAAGGGTCAAGACAATCCAACGGAAGGTCGTTCCAGTTGTCCCCGTTCTTTCTCAAGCCCTCTGCCAGTCTTTGACACAATTGAAAGCTTTGAGAAGGCGCAGATGGCACATGTTGGCATTTTTGAAGATTGCAAAGCTGGAGTGCTCTTTGAAGAGAACTCTTTCAGTCCTGCTTCCGAAGCGGAAGACAGTTGTGATACAGAGGACAGTTGCGATTACTCCTCCGAATGTAGCGGTCAAAAtcgtttgacattttcaaggaAGCTTTTGGAGAATCTACGACCGAATTCTGCAGAAAAGAGAAGTCTATCTGGAAACGGTAGTGACGTTGACGTCAATGGGTTGTTGTCACCGAGAAGTAAAAGAGgacaatgttttaaaaaacttAAAAGGCTAATGACCACCCGCCCAAAAAAAGCTAAAACCACGCCACATAAAGAAGTAATTGTCATCGATTCGGATTCAGATGACGAAATTGATGAACCTTGCAAAATCAATAGGCAGAGAAGTGGGCCAACATCTCTAAACATTTCTTCCACAGATGAAAGGCAACGTGACGATATGAGGAGCAATCGTTTGACTTATGATTCTGGAAATAACTCCAGTGACAGACTCTTACCTGAAGCCTCAAAGAGTGGAAGTGTCTCCTTAAAAAGACCTCTTGCTGTGGCCTGCCAAAAAAACGGCAAGTCAACGGCACGGAAAAGTACAGGAGCTCACACCGTCAGTCAAGCACTGGAGCGGATCAAGAGAGCTAGGAGAACTGACTCCACAAATTCAGAGGAGGATCTTGAgacatggaaaaaacaaaatggaagtATTAAAAATACACCGCCTAGGAGAAAGGTGTGTGCTGAGACCTTGTCCCAAGGGCTAGTTAAGAGGGGTGCAAATATTATACCATCTATGCTCTACAAGATAGGTCCTCCACCAAGTGGGCGTCTTCTCCTGACAGCCAAGGGAGTCCGCAGAAAAAAAGTGGTCCGCCCCCTCTCACCCCTGACCACTGAATCAAGCAGCGATGAGCTGGAAGAAGCACTAAGTGGTGGCACTAAACCACAGCCTGTGATAAAAGGACAGTGTAAAAAGAGAAACGTGATGAACACGGAACCTCACCAAGACGTTTTGCCAACCTCAAGCGGCCGCTTGCCAGAGGTGTCTGGTCCATTAGCCACTCCCCCCATTCCCAAATTGAAAAGCACTTCCAAAACAAAATCCATCAAAATTCAGCGATCTATAAGCAGCCCCGCTAAATTTGATTTACCGTCACTGCCATCCTCAACTACCCCTCAGCATGTGCCTGCTCACAAACGTATCAGAGATGACTGGAGAAGTCAACATATCCAAACGTATAAGGAGCGAAGACACAGTCTGGCCGCGGCTCTCCCCATAACGGTCAAGAAACCTAGTGAGAAACAGCGGGCACCCAAAAGAAGACCTTGCCTTGACAAGAATCTAACGCCTCTGATGAAGAAGACCAAAAAAATGTGCATGCTGGAGAAAAAACGGTCCCGAACCATAGAAGCAA GTTTCCCTGTTGATACAGGTTTCAAGTGGGGAGGCAAACCATCTGGGTCAACTCAAG ATTTTCCGTGGAGTCAGTTTGGATCCCCACCAAGAGTGTACGactaa